In the Staphylococcus condimenti genome, one interval contains:
- the murB gene encoding UDP-N-acetylmuramate dehydrogenase: MHKDDILKELKKVLPEEIIKVDEPLKRYTYTQTGGNADFYLSPTTNEQVQAINHLARMNNIPVTYLGNGSNIIIREGGIRGIVLSLLSMDYIKVEDNVIIAGSGAAIIDVSRKARDHALTGLEFACGIPGSIGGAVFMNAGAYGGEVRDCIEHAVCVNERGEIVTLTRDELELGYRSSIVQKQHLVVLEASFNLTPGNQEEIQSVMDDLTNRRETKQPLEYPSCGSVFQRPPGHFAGKLIQDSELQGHRIGGVEVSKKHAGFMVNVDNGTATDYEDLIHHVQNVVKEKFNVELHPEVRIIGDHPEGHR, translated from the coding sequence TTGCATAAAGATGACATCCTAAAGGAACTAAAAAAAGTTCTGCCAGAAGAAATTATTAAAGTAGATGAACCATTAAAACGATATACGTATACACAAACTGGTGGTAATGCAGACTTCTATTTGAGTCCAACTACAAATGAACAAGTTCAAGCAATCAACCACTTGGCAAGAATGAATAACATTCCAGTCACGTATCTAGGCAATGGCTCGAACATTATTATCCGTGAAGGCGGTATTCGCGGTATCGTCTTAAGTTTATTATCTATGGATTACATTAAAGTTGAAGATAATGTGATTATTGCGGGAAGCGGTGCAGCGATTATCGATGTCTCTCGTAAAGCCCGTGATCATGCCTTAACTGGTTTAGAATTTGCATGTGGCATACCTGGGTCAATAGGCGGTGCTGTATTTATGAATGCAGGTGCTTATGGCGGTGAGGTCCGTGATTGTATCGAGCATGCAGTTTGTGTCAATGAACGCGGAGAAATCGTCACATTAACACGAGACGAGTTAGAACTTGGTTACCGTAGCAGTATTGTTCAAAAACAACATTTAGTTGTGCTTGAAGCATCTTTTAATTTAACACCTGGCAATCAAGAAGAAATCCAATCTGTGATGGACGACTTAACAAATCGTCGCGAAACAAAGCAACCGCTGGAATACCCTTCTTGCGGCAGTGTTTTCCAAAGACCGCCAGGACACTTTGCTGGTAAATTAATCCAAGATTCTGAGCTTCAAGGTCATCGTATCGGCGGTGTGGAAGTATCGAAAAAACATGCCGGATTCATGGTAAATGTAGACAACGGTACTGCCACTGATTATGAAGATTTAATACATCACGTGCAAAATGTTGTTAAAGAAAAATTTAACGTAGAATTACATCCAGAAGTACGTATTA
- a CDS encoding GrpB family protein, with translation MYTQTQPLISDANLLVVYHNLFEDYHDLLLGLLDTPVKAVHHIGGTAHFKYPTEPILDILVGVNNLHDITALDEKRLNYAGFYRIHHQYKKKVMMVKFNNMIDLKQEVRLHILQIESDMYNQYLQMQRTLKEEKQLTQQFKTEKEILHAKASSIRDYETQKEILFKKLSKQMYD, from the coding sequence ATGTACACACAGACACAACCCCTCATTAGTGATGCGAACTTATTAGTAGTGTATCATAATCTTTTTGAAGACTATCATGATTTATTGTTGGGATTATTAGATACACCTGTAAAAGCAGTGCATCACATTGGCGGGACAGCCCACTTCAAATATCCTACTGAACCGATTTTAGATATTTTGGTAGGTGTCAATAACTTGCACGACATTACAGCATTAGATGAGAAACGCTTAAATTATGCCGGTTTTTACCGGATTCATCACCAATATAAGAAAAAAGTAATGATGGTCAAGTTTAATAATATGATTGATTTAAAGCAAGAAGTACGCTTGCATATTCTGCAAATCGAATCTGATATGTACAATCAATATCTTCAAATGCAGCGAACATTAAAAGAAGAAAAACAGCTTACACAACAGTTCAAAACAGAAAAAGAAATTCTGCATGCTAAAGCGTCTTCCATTCGTGATTATGAAACACAAAAAGAAATTTTATTTAAAAAATTATCAAAACAAATGTATGATTAA
- a CDS encoding EMYY motif lipoprotein, which yields MKPWLLAFLLVCAIFSLVACGNRTQSDLNQFEQSMSEVDKKQDHVKKTMDDIHLNRLNELSKSDLTDRNKEDFEQMSKDMDKKLMPAFKSYKEAAHSLPADTKAVKQLRTEYLKEVDQQEKALKKDRDYIRLCNQSVKTNEDILNYTRLFEKRRAQLEIKVADAKKAGENKSADALVGKLKDNNKKLQEVAKKYLDAEDPKQTKVVIKDKIEPLISKQIEDLNQSTVTDNETTKARQSAIEMYYSLQNYYETRQQTIDISTKLEQYDMNKLPLTGKDLSEYHKNYNKALKRLKEDVN from the coding sequence ATGAAACCATGGCTTCTGGCGTTTTTGCTGGTTTGTGCAATATTTTCATTAGTTGCATGCGGCAATAGAACTCAGTCTGATTTAAATCAATTCGAACAGTCAATGTCTGAAGTAGATAAAAAACAAGACCATGTTAAAAAGACAATGGATGATATACATTTGAATCGTTTGAACGAGCTGAGCAAGTCAGATTTAACAGATAGAAATAAAGAAGATTTTGAGCAGATGAGCAAGGATATGGATAAGAAATTAATGCCAGCCTTTAAATCATATAAAGAAGCCGCACATTCACTTCCAGCTGACACGAAAGCTGTGAAGCAATTAAGAACAGAATATTTAAAAGAAGTAGATCAGCAAGAAAAAGCTTTGAAAAAAGATAGAGATTATATCAGACTTTGTAATCAATCTGTTAAAACGAATGAAGATATTTTGAATTACACGCGTTTATTTGAAAAACGAAGAGCACAATTAGAAATTAAAGTAGCAGACGCAAAGAAAGCGGGCGAAAATAAAAGTGCAGATGCATTGGTAGGCAAATTGAAAGATAATAATAAAAAATTACAAGAAGTAGCTAAAAAATATCTGGATGCCGAAGATCCTAAGCAAACTAAAGTGGTCATCAAAGATAAAATAGAACCTTTGATTTCAAAACAGATAGAAGATTTAAATCAATCTACGGTGACTGATAATGAAACGACAAAAGCACGTCAAAGTGCGATAGAAATGTATTATAGTTTGCAGAATTACTATGAAACAAGACAGCAAACGATTGATATCAGTACAAAATTAGAGCAATATGATATGAATAAATTGCCTCTAACAGGGAAAGATTTAAGTGAGTATCATAAAAATTACAATAAAGCATTGAAGCGATTGAAAGAGGATGTAAATTAG
- the ytxJ gene encoding bacillithiol system redox-active protein YtxJ — MNDNKDVFILKHSNTCPISANAYDQFNKFLYERDIAGYYLVVQEQRDLSNYIEEETGVKHESPQAFYFVDGKVKWHASHDDINVSSLAQAEE; from the coding sequence ATCAATGACAACAAAGATGTATTTATTTTGAAACACAGTAACACTTGCCCGATTTCTGCGAATGCATATGATCAATTCAACAAATTTTTATATGAACGCGATATCGCTGGCTATTATTTAGTGGTACAAGAACAAAGAGATCTTTCAAATTATATTGAGGAAGAAACAGGGGTTAAACATGAATCACCGCAAGCTTTTTATTTTGTAGATGGCAAAGTGAAATGGCATGCGAGTCATGATGATATTAATGTTTCTTCATTAGCTCAAGCTGAAGAATAA